In Citrus sinensis cultivar Valencia sweet orange chromosome 3, DVS_A1.0, whole genome shotgun sequence, the sequence tgtttgattGTGGTTTGTCACAACATCATCTCAAAAGATATAACAAGGTACGGATGAGAAGGACAATGTCAGTAACACTTTGacaaaatttcattatattactaCTGTTGAATTAACTTATTTACTGAATTAGCTAATACTTAATTAGTAAAGTAATTGAACATGTAATTACTTAGTGATacaaatagtttaatttaagCAATTAAGTTTAGAACTTGAATGTTTACGTTAAGCACATGAAATTGCTTTgtgcttaaattttaatgtatattAAGTGAAGTAGCATTGGAAAAATGTTATATGACATAGTAAAAGATACAACTGCAACATTAGAGAGACTGGGTGAGGATAATTCTATTCATGAGGAAGCACATGGTTGCATATCAAGTGTTGCTCTGAGACAGACTGTTGACAACATCCAATCGACTAATCAAGTTGAAGATCGAAGAACAGAAAATTTGCATCTTGCTAAGAGCCATAAGACAACTAATTTGGCAGGACCATCATGTTCAATGAATTTGGCTGAAAGGAAGAGGGTAGAAAGAACCAGTGATGGTGCATGGATAAGTGTGCAAGGGAAAAAGATCATAGAAGTTTGTGGAATTACCTTAAGGGGCAACAACAGAATAAATGACCACAAAGACAATAAGAAACTGGACAAAGGGAAGGCTCTAGCTTTCCCACAATGGAGGGTaagttatatatttaatttgaatattgtgCAAATGCAATTTCTACAgggggtgtgtgtgtgtgtgcgcacGCGCGCGTGCCTATTGCATGATGTTTTTATGTATAACATGAGGACTTCGcatgatatttataacatTGTTAATTGGGATGCAGTGATCGTGAATGTTATCTTGATGCATTGGTAGCAGCAGATTTCCTAACAAGTAATGCAAGTAGTATAACCATTTTTTGACACCTTCCACAATGCCCTATTGAACCATTTTATAGACATGAAGATCATCAGGcttatgttttgattttttcctCCTTTTACATATAATTGAAGCTGCAATTTTAGTTAGTGCTTTGGTACTAGACTTGCCAATTGCAATGATGTGCATTTTGTGATGGCTCATATATAAGTTATGAAGGGTTCGTGGCATTTTGTAAGTTGTTGGCATAGAATTCATAAAGAAGTAATGGGAATTAGACcaacaattcatttttttttttttggattcatATGTATATAACCATGTATGTTCTAGCTACAATGTGTAGGTTGTTGCCAATGCTTATTTAAGAATTAcaatgtaatttatattaaattgttgagATCAAATTAGATACTACAATCAATATATGGCCTGCACTTTTTGTTACTGCTACCATTCTACAACTTTAGAATTTGTATTGTAATGTATTACAAACAACAGAACTAGTAGCATGAATATGGCAGTCAATTGTCGTTGACCCTACGATTGTTGTGAATAGCATCTTCAAACACATGTGGGTTAGCTTGTTCTTCAAACAAGCgtgattttgattgaatttgtgCAGTCTCCCCCTTACTTGGTTCCCACCATTTAAAGACCCGCATCTAGGGTCATTAGGACAACTATAGTACAATCTATTAGGATTTGATATAGATTCTGAAACTTTGATTGTTGCCCTATGTCGACAGTAGCATACTTTGTTATGGAACTTGATTATGCCCCCTTTGATTAAATTCCTCTTTGAGCTTTGgtttgatgaacttgatgcaTTCCTCGAGCTGGacattatcttttatttttctatggTCTATTTGTTGCAGTGTTTCTGTTATGTTGAAGCAGTTGAAGGTGTAAtgcctaatttttttaggCTTGTATTCTCTGTGTGTCTATGAGTTTGTTATTGCAGTTGATGTTTTAAGCTTGCATTAGGGTGAAATGATGATGTTGGAGGGCAGTTATAAGGGTTGTTTGTGTTAATCCTCTATTTATTTAGGTGATGCATTTGGATTTTGACAGTTGGAAATACATATAGCCATTGGACTGAGGCTTGAACATCCTCTTCGGTTGAATgttgtttcatttttgtgCCGCCACATGGCAATGTAAATTATGCAGATCTACATAGGCATTCATGTAAATGTGTGATTCATTGGCCTCATGAATTTTGTGCATAACCTTGATGGAAGGACACCAACGTCGTACAACACAGCAACGTGCTGGACTTTTTCTAACTTAATTTAtcttagggatggcaattgtatCCGCAAACCCtcccaaacccacccgccaaaATCCGCgggtttattattataaactaaaacccgcacatggatgcgggtgggtttggtattaaccttatatccgatggatacccgcatggatatctACCAAACcggcaatatttttttcaaatatttttaatttaattttaatctaaaaatgtttaaagaaaataatgtcattatttaaattaccaaatagccaaagactcaaagttgtgtatgtgtgtatgtggcACATCTCCcattctaaagtcataacctaaagaaaactaaaggcattttccttcgaattagtatttgaaaatattaatcttaattattattataggcattgtgttggatggatgcttatggtggtgaatgaaatgaatatcttctcttggagtttattttaaatgataatatgaaatgtaattattatttttagatactagtttgtgttttttaaatgaatttgtgtaatttatacttaaatttgagaatttgtgttggattgatatggaaattttaatttttcaattacattgtttaaatataaaattgagtatgttatatggaatttgaggttattattgtaaatttatatattaaacatttgtgattttaaatacggaaacccgcaaaaaatccgtcgggtaccattgcgggtttggtaattattAAAACCCACTGCgggtggattttttttaaaatttaaaacccgctgcgggttgcgggtgggtttggtaatttaaattttgtgcgggtttgggtttggtaatggcaaacccgctgtgatgcccattgccatccctaatttaTCTAACATTTATGGGCATCTTCgtcatttctttaaaattcaaacaatttCGTTAACAGTAACTGGAAAACTAACGGAATTGGGGGTGCGGTGCAATTGGTCATATTTTTTGGGTTCACGGTGCTATATGTCAATTCATTTGGGGGCAGGGTATAGCTTActcttataaaaatacccctaaatttaataaaaaataaatcccaaaattaaaatttttattttttaataaaaatataattataaaaataaatgcaaaatttttagatttaataaaaatcccttaaattattaaaattttgggatttacttttttaataaataaattcaataattttaacaaaattttgcgaaattataattttttaataactaagttcaattatttttatttaaattttgtaaaattataatttttaataaaaataattattagaattttgtaaaatctaaatttaataaaaatcggCTGAATACCTctatttgggatttatttttattaaaattaggggtattttataattataatttttttatttttcaaaatttttataagataaaatgatcttttaatttatttagggataaaattatcatttcgttttaattatttaaaggtGTTAGTGCAAAAATGGtcaattgatacaaatttaaaaagaaagacagTCAAATAATAGGCTGAAATTTTGTAGCGGTTGAGTGAAcatgagataaaataaagatgatgCAAGGATAATTTaccaataataaaatacataacaaAATGGCAAACCCCTGGATCTAAACTCACGGCCTCTTTAAAAAACGATAAACTCTACCCATTGTTTAAAGTATTggtatttgattttaatttgaagGCCTCAATAGACGTGGAAAGAGTTGCAGGCTAAGATGAGTGAATTATCTTAGACCAAATATTAAGAGAGGGAACATATCTGACCAAGAGGAATTCTCATTTGAgtaaaaagattgaaaaatcAGAAAGAGAAACAAAGTGGAGTTTCAACAAGTGAAGCTTACAAGGATGAGAAAAGAAGGACAAcggagaaaatcatcaaagCAGAAGCTGTGAATGCAAGAGAAGAGAGTAAAGCAAAGAGTATAGCTAAAGAATCAAACTCAGATAATATCGGTAGTAATAATGGCTTCAATGTTGATGTGTTCTTTGGTTTCTCCAATGAGGATCCTTTAAAGTTGGAGTGGATTAACAGAATTCTTGAGCCTGACGAGGGCTTTAGGTAATTCTTTTTGTGAAGTGGAAGAAACTATCTATTCCCTGTGAAAAACTGATTCAGttcattataattaatcaaacGTTACATGAatgttcataatttatatgtaaacaaaattatttatgtaaaatatacaattcaatattattaatttttttgaaaaaagaaaataagtagGGATTCGGTCCTACTTTAATTTCTATTCAATTTGGTGATTATCAGGGACATTCCTGAActattttcaatcaaaattttctactTAATTTAGAGATTAGCGGAGACATCCCCAAACCATgcccaattaattttttttcagataTGCGATGGGTTCGGAGATGGCTTCAGAACGGGTTCGGGTTTAGCTTTGGAGATTATGATTCCCACCTTATTGCCATCATCACTACTGAAAAGAACGTAGACCGATAAACCCGGTTCAGTTTCCACTTACTTACCAAATAGGAGATGAAAATCTATTTATTCCTAAAAAAAGTGACTTATATTGGTAAATGCACATGAAAATTCTCTTGCAGTAGTCGAAAAAGGTTTGAAGCTCGGACCAATTGACTAAACAGAGAATTGGTTTAATgcgattttaaaaaaagtatgaTTAATggtaatttctttatttttaaatattttagagatttttaagaaattaaaagtgttttttattcataaaatttataataaaaatatctaattttttttttcaaaaataaggCTGAATCATAGGCTATATAGCTCACACACTACTTCGTCCAATTATTAGAAGTATGTTTTCTTGATCAAAACAAAGGTGAtaattgtaacttaaaaactaattaacttttaaaaaatgatgcGCAAACACATTCCCCATTACAATTAGGCAACTCGAACACTTATTTCATGAACGAaacttaatataattattcaataGATTATTTGAGTCATTTTTTATcaatcttcaattttatttttatatactcaaaatattattaccgtctcaaattctaataattttctaaaatcttTTATTGGTTTAATGATTCTttcaaacataattttattaaaaatgatcatTCGATCTAAGAATtgaattagattaaaatttcacaaaataaagatAAGAACGACCgaaataaacacaaaactcCAGTGGTTCTACACCGTAAGAAAGACACGTGGCAGTAAATGAAAAGAGGATGCACGGAGCATTCATGCACCCCAGTTTCCACTCTTACTCTTaatctccctctctctctattttttttttcccttttttgaAGGCACTCAAAATCTCTGTAAACGCTATTCAAAAACCCATTTCTCTCTGTAAAACCCTAACACATTCGCTCTCTTAAAGAGCCAAGATGATGAAGCTTTCTCGCTCTCTGCTTTCTTCCAGGTACCTTGTCTACGAAAACCTCGTTTGTTTTGTAAGaaagtaattttcatttcctgTTTGGTTTCCCAGAAAATGCTAGAAAGTGCAAAAAGTCAAACTTTTGCGTgtgtggtttttatttttatttgttgtgttGCAACTGGGGCCTAACGCGAATATTTGGCTTACATTGgaggataaaaattttaaatgtttttctattgttttaaattttgttacatttgaAAGTGCTTTTGTGGGAAGCGTTTTTTAACTGTGATATAAAAGCACTTTAAAGTGCTTATTTTGGTgcttggggggggggggggggggagagaaCTTGAAAATGCTTACTGGAAGTACACCCATCAAGTGCTACTATTAAGTTCTTCAAAAGCCGTTTCCAGAGAAACTTCTATAAAATGCTTCTCTAAAAAGCAAGCAGTCAGGGTGTCTATTGTTTAATCTCAAAATGAGCTTTCTGTATTTCATccaaatatatacaaaaaaagtaaaatagagactggttaattttttatgaaatgaaTTCACATGTGCTCGAATGTGTGGGGTGCATTTGGGAGTGCTTTTGtagaatcaattattttagtggaagtaatttttctaaaagtaGTAAATGTTTCCTAGAgtgaaagtatttttttttttttaatagaagcagtttaaaatagattttggaaaaataaaaagcagtTGAAGTGTTTTTCCTGTTATGACATGGGTGtcaattgattttattatgagtctattaacatttatatatGGAAATGGCATCAACCTCTGTGTTGTTTTTCTTCAGCTCTTTGAAATCTTACATGAATATTTCTAACATAGTTGAAGggattcttttatttatttattcattttttcaaattgaaacaGGAGCCAATTGTCTGAGAAACTGTTAGCTGGAGAAGCTAATTATGTAAGAGATGGTTTGACGTCACATGTATTAATATCCCAGGCTGGAATGTCAACTACTGGTCATGATGTTAGTGCTAAGGGTATGGACTGTGTTTTGACAAGCAtgtttataagaattttagaaaattttgttactttttaaACTGCTACTAATGTTGTTGTTTGCAAATTATCTTATCTGGTTCCTGTATCTTGAACATGTAGGGAGTTTAGGAGGTCGTATATTTGCTCCTTATTATGTTTATAAGGGAAAAGCTGCATTCTCTGTTGATCCGGTTCTGCCAACTTTCATGAAATTGGATGTATGATTTAACCTTTCTTTCTTACAAATTCGTTCATCTATATGAATTTGCTATACAAAGTCAATGATGCTTTCTATTTGTCCTTTGTGGTGTACAGTCTGGGGATTTAAAAGTTAAGCGCAAAGGTGTCATTTTGTTGACCTTTGCACCTGCCATTGGCGAGCGCAAGTATGATTGGGCAAAGAAGCAGGTAAGTTTCTTAGCAATTAGATCGCTTTATTTCACATTCATGGTTTCATCTGTCAATACCTAAGCCTCGCTTACTTTCACTTTCTAGCTGTTGCAATAGTACTGACGAGAAGTagcatataattataatattcttcTTGGATATATGTGTTCCCTCTGTCAGACACACATTCAATGCTGTTAGACTGActgagttacttgatcttttgtAGCATTTTGCTTTATCACCAACAGAAGTTGGGTCTTTGCTAACCATGGGTCCCAGAGATTCTTCTGAATTCTTCCATGATCCTGCAATGCTATCAAGGTTGATCTTCTGGCATAtttctgttttattttctttgtttttgtttggggTTGGGGGTTGGTAGGGGAGATAAGGCAATTTGATCTTTGGGCATTACAATTTTGCTGCCCATTTATGTACTCAAGAATATGATTAACAGTTTGATTAAGTGCTGATATGGTATATCTTTTAATTCATTgcacaaatttttatagtgccttttaattttctgaatGCTGTTAGTTTTTCTGACAATAAAGTACTGCTACAGCAATGCCGGTCAAATGAGGAAGAGCTTATCGATTAAGGCAAATGCGGATGGTTTTTTCATATCTTTGAGTGAGTACTCTACCTGTGTTCAATAACTTTTCAtctgaaattacaaattttcagTTGTTTGTATCACATGTAGCTTCCTTTtttcaatatcaaataaaCCTTTTTACGATTTAACTTTTGTTGGTTTCGGCTACTAATGCAAAGGGTTGCTGCTTTACTTTGCCTTGTTGGTGTTATGTTATGAATCAAGTAACAacttttcactttatttttttatctgaagACAATTCTTTTTTGGCTGTTCGGTTTCCGAAACCTATTGTATTCATTTCTCATTCTTCATTGTATCAAGTTTACTGTGTGGTGATAGAGCTGTTGTTATTTTCAGTGGGGTACTGCAGGCTGACAATGGAGTCTTCAGAACCATTTTTTCTGTCTGCAAAATTATATCTATATTCAGTTTTTTACTAACTGGAGTTTCAATTTAATGCTTTAACTTAATGTTAGCCTGAGCTCAGcactttccttttttattttttattttgggttgggggggggggggggggggggtgagAGAGAGTTCctactaaatttttattcattgcATATGCAATTTCTTGGCAGATGTCGCCAACaacattttgaaaaccaatGAGCGCTTTGTTGTTCCTGTCTCGACTGCAGAATTTGCTGTGATGAAGACTGCTTGCAGTGTATGATATCTGAACTTCTGGAATTCATACCAGACTATCTTGTTTTGGcatttaaatttgatgaaaggcATCATTCATTAGGTATGCACAAATGAAATTGCTAGTCGATCACAACTGGGCTCCCCAGCCGTGATATGTTGTTCTCAAGTGACCTCAGTTTTAGGAGATTCAAGATCCAAGTCCATCACGGAAAAATAGGTTTATGTGGAGTGTCCAAGAATAAGTTTTATGCATTTATAGTCAGATGTCTAATTGATTTTACCTGTTATCTGTTTCATTCCAAACTTAATGCCTGAGTTCATccttctaaaaatatattaacatgCTATAGCTGCAGGATAATTACATCACACtgcactatttttattttttccaaataacTTGCTTTCCTGTGCAGTTTGCATTGCCTCATCTCATGGGTTGGGACCGGTTGACTAATCAGCTACCCAGAAGTAGTACTGAGAGTTCGAGTTCATCAAAGGTGGATCAACAATTTTTGGATTTAGAGTGGGATAAATGAACTCAATGCCTCACCTCATTTGCAGATAGTtagtttaaagaaaaaacGCATGAACATTCTAGAAATGTGCCCTTGTGAATCCTATTTGTACTTTccaaaaaattgtattttgcCACCACTGTTTCTAGTAGTTACAAGAATCCCTATGATATATCTTCACTGCTTCTCAGACTGTCATGATATGCTTAGGTAGGTTTAGTTTGGAACCAATTATCTTAACCAGGCCATTAAGCTTCACTTTGTGTTTCTTCTTTGCCTTCAgcttttttgaatttgtaaatcaTTTCTTATTGAGATTCATTCAGAAATGTGTTTGTTatggtatttttttaatatcataattgcttgtaacaaaaaaaaaaggctaaatGTGTTTGCTAtggtaatttgatttatatcaTAATGCTTGGAAGAGAAATggtttaacttaaaaaaaaaaaaaatgaacgaTCGCCTATGGTAAAATGATGTTACAGCCACGGGACTAAACTTGGTTTtgatttctattttctaatgTCTATCGCGACAGGAAATACGGTTTCAAAGCCCATTTTTTGCTGATTATTGTAGTTCTATATTTTATAAGCCAccaacatttttaatttctagtatgtctcatattaaataaaataattgttaattttaaagaaataaagttaTTTGTTATAAgacatatatgtataatatatgtttgaaGGACGAAAGTCGAACAATAATATTTGTACAAGTTAGTTTAATTATATCTCGAAAGAGACAATTTAGTTAATTGGTCATTTGTCATAGAAATAAGGGGTCATGGGTTTTGATTCCCCTAGTGCTCGtcatctttgttcttttttttattattttaaaaaaaataaatgaagagtTTGTTGTGATACTCTAATGTTGTGTTATACTTTTCAAATTGGAGAATTGAAATTATTGACAGTATTTACTTTGGGGGGATTGTCACTTTCTCCCCTACAGAAATCAACATATACCATTTACTTCCCTGCTgcttttataatggccaaaaaccccCCGACCGCATAAGTTTACAGTATtacctttatttttaacaactcttttatttacatttattataaattaaataaattacacgaataaaaattaaataaaaaattaagcattaaaaataagaaatatatgttttgaaatgagaaaaaaattaataataaattttttttgtaattatttattttgtgaacattttcttataataaacattttgtaatattttaaaattaaatgtaaaaagatagtcagaatattttattatttatcttataataaatttttatttgtcattcaagttttcttataataatttttttatcattttataataattttcttatatatttattgtaagaaaattttcacaaattaaataagtacaagaaaaaaaattattattaatttttttgctcatatcaaaacatatatttcttattttttatttagtttttattcatgtgatttatttaatttataataaaaataaataaaagaatagttgaaaataagggtaatattgtaaatttatgcTATCAGGggggtttttggccattataaaaacaacagAGGGGAAAATGttatatgttgattactgtaGGGAAGAAATTAGCAATCtcccattttctttatgaAATAGAGCAAGAATCAGAATTATCACGAGCCCTACCCTATCCCAATTGAGAATGGAAGATGAGAAATTGTTTCCCCAAAGGATGGGAATGAGTCTCTCATTCTTGAGAGCTTCAATTTTATCCTATTaacatttcaatttttctaatatgccttctttttaaatgaaaaatataaataccaaaaaattaaagaaaaaagaaaattcctaAAGCCTAATAAACTCCTCACAAAGCTCTACCAAGCgccaataaaaatatatgggcctgcatttttcatttccattctctttatattttaataagtaaacATCATATTTTAGATTTCAATTCCTCAAATCTACGAGTTAATATGCTATTAGTTGATTCTATTTACAGTTGACTATATATAAGTCATTgatacaataattattttctgacCAATATTTATCGAACCTCAAccactttaaataaataaatattgtatgtaaaagtaaataaaatttagtaatTACTAATGGAACTTGGTAACTCTTAAAACCGATTGAAGGGCCGGCCCGGCCCAATAGATAAGGTAAGTGGCGAGCTAGGGTTTAGTTTTGTGGACATTATATATGAAGCAAAGCTTCGCCCTTAAAAGTGGTTGGCTCTGTTGCCGTCGAGACTGAGAGAAACGGACATAGTCGTCTGCATTTCGCTCTGTAAACAGGTATGTGATAAGCAAGCTCTCTCTTCTAGCATCTAGCCCTTGGATTCAatcaactttaattaaaattacatggGATTAAATGCCCATCAATCTTAATCTTCTTATATTTGATAGTTAGTTGTGAATGTGATCGCAGAAATGAAGCATAACAACGTAATTCCAAATGGGCACTTTAAGAAGCATTGGCAGAACTATGTCAAGACTTGGTTCAACCAACCTGCTCGCAAAAATCGACGACGAGTCGGtcagtctttttttttttctttaattagctttattttacttcttgTTACTGTTGATGTCGTTTTCTTTTCGTGGTGCTTATTcgttgtttgtttgtttgaaaaCCACTAACAGCTCGTCAAAAGAAGGCCGTTAAAATCTTCCCTCGCCCTACTGCTGGGCCGCTTCGTCCCGTCGTTCATGGCCAGACTTTGAAATACAACATGAAATTAAGGGCTGGCAGAGGCTTTACTCTTGAGGAACTCAAGgtttctttcttgttttcttagttTCATTTTCGataattgatttgattcatACGTTGCTTATGCATTCACATTATGTTAATTATGATTGCAACGATTCGGTAAATGGCTCATTGGGATAGACATGGATGAGCAGTACCCCTAGAAACGTATAAGAAATTTTCTCAAAACAAAATGGTTAGAAGTGATAATTATGTGTATGTATAGaattataatgttaaatagatctacaaaataatcaaatcaattgGAGATTTaagttattctttttttttagttcctttttcattttcaaaagaaacaaacaaacaattcATATCTCGTAAGGCATGGAATTAAATTACTGAATTGCATATTAACTTAATtactatattaattatataattaaaaaggtTTTGTAGGACGATCTATAAAAAAAGTGATACAGTTTGATTCCCCAATTCAGTTAGTAGTATCCGCCTCATTGGGTAGAATGCCTTCTGCTGCGGGTTATCAACCTACCCTTAGTACCGAAATGGGTTCTTTACAAGAAAGAATAGCTTCTGTCAAAGAGGGTCCATAACTTCTATGCAAGCAGTTTATGTGCCTGCGGATGACTCGACTGATCTT encodes:
- the LOC102613455 gene encoding single-stranded DNA-binding protein WHY2, mitochondrial isoform X2 gives rise to the protein MMKLSRSLLSSRSQLSEKLLAGEANYVRDGLTSHVLISQAGMSTTGHDVSAKGSLGGRIFAPYYVYKGKAAFSVDPVLPTFMKLDSGDLKVKRKGVILLTFAPAIGERKYDWAKKQHFALSPTEVGSLLTMGPRDSSEFFHDPAMLSSNAGQMRKSLSIKANADGFFISLNVANNILKTNERFVVPVSTAEFAVMKTACSVCTNEIASRSQLGSPAVICCSQVTSVLGDSRSKSITEK
- the LOC102613455 gene encoding single-stranded DNA-binding protein WHY2, mitochondrial isoform X1, whose amino-acid sequence is MMKLSRSLLSSRSQLSEKLLAGEANYVRDGLTSHVLISQAGMSTTGHDVSAKGSLGGRIFAPYYVYKGKAAFSVDPVLPTFMKLDSGDLKVKRKGVILLTFAPAIGERKYDWAKKQHFALSPTEVGSLLTMGPRDSSEFFHDPAMLSSNAGQMRKSLSIKANADGFFISLNVANNILKTNERFVVPVSTAEFAVMKTACSFALPHLMGWDRLTNQLPRSSTESSSSSKVDQQFLDLEWDK
- the LOC102613455 gene encoding single-stranded DNA-binding protein WHY2, mitochondrial isoform X3, yielding MMKLSRSLLSSRSQLSEKLLAGEANYVRDGLTSHVLISQAGMSTTGHDVSAKGSLGGRIFAPYYVYKGKAAFSVDPVLPTFMKLDSGDLKVKRKGVILLTFAPAIGERKYDWAKKQHFALSPTEVGSLLTMGPRDSSEFFHDPAMLSSNAGQMRKSLSIKANADGFFISLICIASSHGLGPVD